A genomic region of Halopelagius longus contains the following coding sequences:
- a CDS encoding pyridoxal-phosphate-dependent aminotransferase family protein, translating into MGPGPSDVHPRVLRAMSTPLVGHLDPSFIDIMQDVQELLRYAFRTDNEWTIPVSGTGSASMEAAIGNVVEPGETMLVPTNGYFGDRMASMARRAGGEVVTVDAPWGKPLDAADVQDAFDEHQPDVFGFVHAETSTGVKQPNLSELTSIAHDHDAYVIADTVTSLGGVELEVDDWGIDVAYSGPQKCLSCPPGASPLTLNDRAMDKVLSRETEPRSWYLDVSLLEGYWGEERAYHHTAPVTNVYALREALRLVAEEGIEERWDRHLHVAGALKAGAEAMGLGLNPDDEFWLPSLNAVLVPDGVDAGAAIDYLLEKYDLEIAGGLGALSGDIFRIGCMGHSARPQNVSFLLPALGEALEAQGADVDVDAGLAAMREALGE; encoded by the coding sequence ATGGGCCCCGGACCCAGCGACGTCCACCCACGCGTCCTCCGCGCGATGTCCACGCCGTTGGTCGGCCACCTCGACCCCTCGTTCATCGACATCATGCAGGACGTACAGGAACTGTTGCGCTACGCGTTCCGGACGGACAACGAGTGGACGATTCCCGTCTCCGGCACCGGGTCGGCGTCGATGGAGGCGGCCATCGGAAACGTGGTCGAACCGGGCGAGACGATGCTCGTCCCGACGAACGGCTACTTCGGCGACCGGATGGCGTCGATGGCCCGCCGCGCCGGCGGCGAGGTTGTCACCGTGGACGCCCCGTGGGGGAAACCGCTCGACGCCGCCGACGTGCAGGACGCCTTCGACGAACACCAACCGGACGTGTTCGGCTTCGTCCACGCCGAAACCTCCACGGGCGTCAAGCAGCCGAACCTCTCGGAGTTGACGAGCATCGCCCACGACCACGACGCCTACGTTATCGCGGACACGGTCACCTCCCTCGGCGGCGTCGAGTTGGAGGTGGACGACTGGGGCATCGACGTCGCCTACTCCGGCCCGCAGAAGTGCCTCTCCTGTCCGCCGGGCGCGAGTCCGTTGACGCTCAACGACCGCGCGATGGACAAGGTGCTCTCCCGCGAGACGGAACCCCGGTCGTGGTACCTCGACGTCTCGCTTCTGGAGGGGTACTGGGGCGAGGAACGCGCGTACCACCACACCGCGCCCGTCACGAACGTCTACGCCCTCCGCGAGGCCCTCCGCCTCGTCGCCGAGGAGGGCATCGAGGAGCGTTGGGACCGGCACCTGCACGTCGCGGGCGCGTTGAAGGCCGGCGCGGAGGCGATGGGCCTCGGCCTCAACCCCGACGACGAGTTCTGGCTTCCGAGCCTCAACGCCGTCCTCGTCCCCGACGGCGTGGACGCGGGCGCGGCCATCGACTACCTCCTCGAGAAGTACGACCTCGAAATCGCGGGCGGCCTCGGCGCACTGTCGGGCGACATCTTCCGTATCGGATGCATGGGCCACTCCGCGCGGCCGCAGAACGTCTCGTTCCTCCTGCCGGCACTCGGCGAGGCGTTGGAGGCGCAGGGCGCGGACGTCGACGTGGACGCCGGCCTCGCCGCGATGCGCGAGGCGTTGGGCGAGTAA
- a CDS encoding winged helix-turn-helix domain-containing protein, with protein sequence MSRADELQSCDDCMEPADAFSLVGDETRLSILEALWRLDGPARFSDVRSEIQMRDSAQFNYHLGKLTGQFVRKTDEGYELRTAGRRVVQAVLAGSFTQHPRRELDIDDPCVRCGETLSAHYEDEMLCIDCPACGHGHGEYSFPPGGLHDRTDAEVLDAFDQRVRHLNCLAKDGVCPECNGRMETSIERGEECCLGGTLRASHVCRQCAHERCAAVGLALLDHSAVGNFYADHGETLSEVPYWRLDWCVGDAPVTVESTDPWRLRVDIRLDDETLRVTVDGELDVVETTRESAESAESAESAPGV encoded by the coding sequence ATGAGTAGGGCGGACGAACTCCAATCGTGCGACGACTGTATGGAACCGGCGGACGCCTTTTCGCTGGTCGGCGACGAGACGCGGCTGTCGATTCTGGAGGCGTTGTGGCGACTCGACGGGCCGGCGCGCTTCTCCGACGTTCGCAGCGAGATACAGATGCGCGACAGCGCGCAGTTCAACTACCACCTCGGGAAACTCACCGGGCAGTTCGTCCGGAAGACCGACGAGGGGTACGAACTCCGAACCGCCGGTCGGCGGGTCGTACAGGCCGTCCTCGCGGGGTCGTTCACCCAACACCCCCGCCGGGAACTCGACATCGACGACCCCTGCGTCCGGTGCGGGGAGACGCTTTCGGCGCACTACGAGGACGAGATGCTGTGCATCGACTGCCCCGCCTGCGGGCACGGCCACGGCGAGTACTCGTTCCCGCCGGGCGGCCTCCACGACAGGACGGACGCGGAGGTTCTCGACGCGTTCGACCAGCGAGTGCGGCACCTCAACTGCCTCGCGAAGGACGGCGTCTGCCCCGAGTGCAACGGGCGCATGGAGACGAGCATCGAACGCGGCGAGGAGTGCTGCCTCGGCGGGACGCTCAGGGCGAGTCACGTCTGCCGTCAGTGCGCCCACGAACGGTGCGCCGCCGTCGGGTTGGCGCTCTTGGACCACTCCGCCGTCGGCAACTTCTACGCCGACCACGGCGAGACGCTGTCTGAAGTCCCCTACTGGCGACTCGACTGGTGCGTCGGCGACGCCCCCGTCACCGTCGAATCGACCGACCCGTGGCGACTCCGCGTCGACATCCGCTTGGACGACGAGACGCTCCGCGTCACCGTGGACGGCGAACTCGACGTGGTGGAGACGACGCGGGAGTCGGCGGAATCCGCCGAGTCCGCCGAGTCCGCGCCGGGCGTCTGA
- a CDS encoding energy-coupling factor ABC transporter permease → MHILTGMLSSFVATLFAVASTGAVGEAFRRARGTLSGERVRLFALASAAIFAAQMLNWPIPGGTSAHFVGGALAGILLGPAAGVIAMTVVVAVQAVVFADGGLVVLGANVWNMAVVNVLVGYAAYRLLADRNETAAVFAAGAVGVTAAAFFAGLQLGASAAFDYRLVETVSTMTLSHAALGLAEGLLTVGGVRFFRAVGAPAAFGRDAEEEVAA, encoded by the coding sequence ATGCACATCCTCACCGGAATGCTGAGTTCGTTCGTCGCAACGCTCTTCGCCGTCGCCTCGACGGGCGCGGTGGGCGAAGCGTTCCGCCGCGCGCGCGGCACCCTCTCGGGGGAGCGAGTGCGACTGTTCGCCCTCGCGTCGGCGGCGATATTCGCCGCCCAGATGTTGAACTGGCCGATTCCCGGCGGAACGAGCGCTCACTTCGTCGGCGGCGCGCTGGCGGGCATCCTGCTCGGCCCCGCCGCGGGCGTTATCGCGATGACCGTCGTCGTCGCCGTCCAAGCCGTCGTGTTCGCCGACGGCGGACTCGTCGTCCTCGGCGCGAACGTCTGGAACATGGCCGTCGTGAACGTCCTCGTCGGCTACGCCGCGTACCGCCTCCTCGCGGACAGAAACGAGACGGCCGCCGTCTTCGCCGCCGGGGCGGTGGGCGTCACCGCCGCCGCCTTCTTCGCGGGACTCCAACTCGGCGCGTCCGCCGCGTTCGACTACCGCCTCGTCGAGACGGTTTCGACGATGACGCTCTCGCACGCCGCGTTGGGCCTCGCTGAGGGACTGCTGACCGTCGGCGGGGTTCGGTTCTTCCGCGCCGTCGGCGCGCCCGCCGCGTTCGGCCGCGACGCCGAGGAGGAGGTGGCCGCGTGA
- a CDS encoding PDGLE domain-containing protein, which produces MNVAAGWTRRTLLLVGCLVALSPLFAWAAGVVGYAEPMGNLAARFGAEAHVYRTVPGLFPDYRVAGVGPYAGTFVSGVAGVAVTFAAAFGVGQLLAAESA; this is translated from the coding sequence GTGAACGTAGCCGCCGGCTGGACGCGGCGAACGCTCCTCCTGGTCGGGTGCCTCGTGGCGCTCTCGCCGCTTTTCGCGTGGGCGGCGGGCGTCGTCGGGTACGCCGAACCGATGGGGAACCTCGCCGCGCGGTTCGGCGCGGAGGCGCACGTCTACCGGACGGTGCCGGGTCTGTTCCCGGACTACCGCGTCGCGGGCGTCGGGCCGTACGCCGGAACGTTCGTCTCCGGCGTCGCGGGCGTCGCCGTCACGTTCGCCGCCGCGTTCGGCGTCGGACAGTTGCTCGCGGCCGAATCGGCCTGA
- a CDS encoding S8 family peptidase, whose product MSNHSRRDVLKGIAGGAVVLSSMGVASAADGREEYVVTAPGNGIRKRLEREGIEVRGETAGGDVFLVAAESRSAVADVGGVRTVEPNEGYRPVGPAVRESAASTDDELADLQWDKTEETTGAFAAHEEATGEGSTVAIIDTGIDTSHPDLRTRAGRGGLFRADGETSPSGDPFVPGDTTIEAKLPQGLADGSAEELDPYVYRGAPTTREQAAADDVQSHGSHCAGIATGKNDGTTGIAGMAPDADVVPLRVFYWTKVTGYVHERDDGTEEELTVTTLFTTDFDILSAIDYAAELGADAANMSLGGDVIRGSAHKSGEHVAYQTVVQRAVQQGTVVTASAGNAESNLQQGGYYTLPNSVPGAVSVSATGPTNELAFYSNYGTSDVDVGAPGGGYETLEKSLSEDTEYPYPTNLVLSTVPAELNEGTEYDWYAGTSMAAPQVAGLVALVREVNPDLNAKQVQQIIERTARFSNGSSSPDIGAGIIYAPDAVAEAARKGGK is encoded by the coding sequence ATGTCGAATCACAGCAGACGGGATGTCCTCAAGGGCATCGCGGGTGGTGCAGTCGTACTGAGTTCGATGGGTGTGGCGAGTGCCGCGGACGGCCGCGAGGAGTACGTCGTGACCGCCCCCGGAAACGGAATCCGCAAGCGCCTCGAACGGGAGGGAATCGAGGTGCGGGGCGAAACCGCGGGCGGCGACGTGTTCCTCGTCGCCGCGGAGTCCCGGTCGGCGGTGGCCGACGTGGGCGGCGTCCGCACGGTGGAACCGAACGAGGGCTATCGGCCGGTCGGCCCGGCGGTTCGAGAGTCGGCGGCGTCGACGGACGACGAGTTGGCCGACCTCCAGTGGGACAAGACGGAGGAGACGACGGGCGCGTTCGCCGCCCACGAGGAGGCGACCGGCGAGGGTTCGACCGTCGCCATCATCGATACGGGAATCGACACGTCGCACCCCGACCTTCGGACGCGCGCCGGACGCGGCGGCCTGTTCCGCGCCGACGGCGAGACGAGTCCGTCGGGCGACCCGTTCGTCCCCGGCGATACGACCATCGAGGCGAAACTCCCGCAGGGACTCGCGGACGGGAGCGCGGAGGAACTCGACCCCTACGTCTACCGCGGCGCGCCGACCACGCGGGAACAGGCGGCCGCCGACGACGTGCAGTCTCACGGGAGTCACTGCGCCGGCATCGCCACCGGGAAGAACGACGGAACGACCGGTATCGCCGGGATGGCGCCCGACGCGGACGTCGTCCCCCTCCGGGTGTTCTACTGGACGAAGGTGACCGGCTACGTCCACGAACGCGACGACGGGACGGAGGAGGAACTCACGGTCACGACGCTTTTCACCACGGATTTCGACATTCTCAGCGCCATCGACTACGCCGCGGAACTCGGCGCGGACGCGGCGAACATGAGCCTCGGCGGCGACGTCATCAGAGGGTCGGCCCACAAGTCGGGCGAACACGTCGCGTACCAGACCGTCGTGCAACGCGCCGTCCAGCAGGGAACCGTCGTGACCGCGAGTGCTGGCAACGCGGAGTCGAACCTCCAGCAGGGGGGATACTACACGCTCCCGAACAGCGTCCCGGGGGCGGTCAGCGTCAGTGCGACCGGACCGACCAACGAACTCGCGTTCTACTCGAACTACGGAACCAGCGACGTGGACGTCGGCGCGCCCGGCGGCGGATACGAGACGCTGGAGAAGTCGCTGTCCGAGGATACCGAGTACCCGTACCCGACGAACCTCGTCCTCTCGACCGTCCCCGCGGAACTGAACGAGGGGACAGAGTACGACTGGTACGCCGGAACGTCGATGGCCGCGCCGCAGGTGGCCGGGTTGGTGGCTCTCGTCCGCGAGGTGAACCCCGACCTGAACGCCAAGCAGGTCCAACAGATAATCGAGCGAACCGCCCGCTTCAGTAACGGGTCGAGCAGTCCCGACATCGGCGCGGGCATAATATACGCGCCCGACGCCGTCGCGGAGGCGGCCCGGAAGGGCGGGAAGTAA
- a CDS encoding AMP-binding protein, translating into MSGEHNLHDYEEFRESFEWDDIYAEADWDAPDSLNVAHEVCDRHAEDRSRVALYYAGTDGERETLTFWELEERSNRFANVLEGLTDPGDRVFSYMPRVPEHYVALVGTLKRGAVWGSVNERFGPDGIAYRLDDCDAKVVVTTAENRETIERALEDVPSVERVVVVGGGEETSADDVDFAEATRAASREYDAADTAGGDDALLYYTSGTTGPAKGVLHEHRWVAGVAATQRFAVDLQPGDCYWSTADLGWLTGPINTLGAWFWGATLFTYEGEFDPETWADLLDEYPVSVLFSVPTAYRMLRANEEVFDGADLDLRHALSIGEPLSAGVVEWGEDTLGVTIHDTYGQTETGNMIINNYPTMEVRPGSMGKPLPGIEAAVVDPDTGEPLDPGETGEIAQRPDYPCFFAEYWKNPEKTDDCFENGWYLSGDLAQMDEDGYFWFEGRADDVIISSGYRIGPFEVESALGEHAAVAEAAVVPKPDEERGNIVKAYVVLTDDADPSDDLKEAIRQHVRTELAAHEYPREMEFVDDLPKTVTGKIRRTELRDRTADPAA; encoded by the coding sequence ATGTCGGGTGAACACAACCTGCACGATTACGAGGAGTTCCGCGAGTCGTTCGAGTGGGACGACATCTACGCGGAGGCGGACTGGGACGCCCCCGACTCGCTGAACGTCGCCCACGAGGTGTGCGACAGACACGCCGAAGACCGGTCGCGCGTCGCCCTCTACTACGCCGGGACGGACGGGGAACGCGAGACGCTGACGTTCTGGGAACTCGAAGAGCGGTCGAACCGGTTCGCGAACGTCTTAGAGGGCCTCACGGACCCCGGCGACCGGGTGTTCTCGTACATGCCGCGGGTTCCCGAACACTACGTCGCCCTCGTCGGGACGCTGAAACGCGGCGCGGTGTGGGGGAGCGTCAACGAACGGTTCGGCCCCGACGGCATCGCCTACCGCCTCGACGACTGCGACGCGAAGGTGGTCGTGACGACGGCGGAGAACCGCGAGACTATCGAACGCGCCCTCGAAGACGTTCCCTCCGTCGAACGCGTCGTCGTCGTCGGAGGCGGCGAGGAGACGTCGGCGGACGACGTAGACTTCGCCGAGGCGACGCGGGCGGCGAGTCGGGAGTACGACGCCGCCGACACCGCCGGCGGGGACGACGCCCTCCTCTACTACACCTCGGGGACGACGGGCCCGGCGAAGGGCGTCCTCCACGAACACCGCTGGGTCGCCGGCGTCGCCGCCACGCAACGGTTCGCCGTGGACCTACAACCCGGCGACTGCTACTGGAGTACCGCCGACTTGGGATGGCTGACCGGCCCGATAAACACCCTCGGCGCGTGGTTCTGGGGAGCGACGCTGTTCACCTACGAGGGCGAGTTCGACCCCGAGACGTGGGCCGACCTGTTGGACGAGTACCCCGTCTCGGTGCTGTTCTCCGTCCCGACGGCCTACCGGATGCTCCGCGCAAACGAGGAGGTGTTCGACGGCGCGGACCTCGACCTGCGCCACGCCCTCTCCATCGGCGAACCCCTCTCGGCTGGCGTCGTCGAGTGGGGCGAGGACACCCTGGGCGTCACCATCCACGACACCTACGGTCAGACGGAGACGGGGAACATGATAATCAACAACTACCCGACGATGGAGGTGCGCCCCGGGAGCATGGGCAAACCGCTCCCCGGCATCGAGGCGGCCGTCGTGGACCCCGACACGGGCGAACCCTTAGACCCCGGCGAGACGGGCGAGATAGCCCAACGGCCCGACTACCCCTGCTTCTTCGCGGAGTACTGGAAGAACCCCGAGAAGACCGACGACTGCTTCGAGAACGGGTGGTACCTCTCGGGCGACTTGGCGCAGATGGACGAGGACGGCTACTTCTGGTTCGAGGGGCGCGCCGACGACGTGATAATCAGTTCGGGCTACCGCATCGGCCCGTTCGAGGTGGAGAGCGCACTCGGGGAACACGCCGCCGTCGCGGAGGCGGCCGTCGTCCCCAAACCCGACGAGGAACGCGGCAACATCGTCAAGGCGTACGTCGTTCTCACCGACGACGCCGACCCGAGCGACGACCTGAAGGAGGCCATCCGACAGCACGTCCGAACCGAACTCGCCGCCCACGAGTACCCCCGCGAGATGGAGTTCGTCGACGACCTGCCGAAGACGGTGACGGGGAAGATTCGGCGGACGGAACTGCGCGACCGGACGGCGGACCCGGCGGCCTGA
- a CDS encoding ABC transporter permease — MTLSAARLATLIRSDVTLQRRYGFYAVYAFVTVAFALGLRAVPDAEVPRFFTLVVLSDPALLGFYFVGALVLFEKGEGVLDALVTTPVSVSEYLLSKVVSLTALALLVTFVIALLAVGTAFDPVVLFAAVALTVPFYVLVGFVAVARFDTLNAYFMSAIVYMTALSLPVVGLFGLVESPLFYLFPVQASLVLLAAVFEPASATMLAYGVGYLLVATAVAWVAARRAFVRHVVRGGDASGASEPAAPGGFSRVLGDRTLGPVGTMAAADLKKWVQDPLYVYIGLAPALLAVVTRFGTPYVAARLAGTFDIVPYYPLAVAFVVAFVPGMFGFVAGFFVLEERDQGLIAAFRTTPLTGEGYLRYRVLSVTLVSFAVTALTVPLAGLVSISPAVFVPVAAVAALWAAVSCLLMASLASNSVEGVAVSKALGILVTIPLFGIVFVQEPWQYALGVFPAFWTAKAFLVGAASGLSVEFAGLLAGGVVAHLVPLVVLGRRFLARED; from the coding sequence GTGACGCTCTCGGCGGCCCGCCTCGCGACGCTGATTCGCTCGGACGTGACGCTCCAGCGTCGCTACGGCTTCTACGCCGTCTACGCCTTCGTCACCGTCGCGTTCGCCCTCGGCCTGCGGGCCGTCCCCGACGCGGAGGTACCGCGCTTCTTCACGCTCGTCGTCCTCTCGGACCCGGCGCTCTTGGGCTTCTACTTCGTCGGCGCGCTCGTCCTCTTCGAGAAGGGCGAGGGCGTCCTCGACGCCCTCGTGACGACGCCGGTGTCCGTCTCGGAGTACCTCCTCTCGAAAGTCGTCTCGCTGACGGCGCTGGCGCTTCTGGTCACGTTCGTCATCGCACTCCTCGCCGTAGGGACGGCGTTCGACCCGGTGGTGCTGTTCGCCGCCGTCGCCCTGACGGTTCCGTTCTACGTCCTCGTGGGGTTCGTCGCAGTCGCCCGGTTCGACACGCTGAACGCCTACTTCATGTCGGCCATCGTCTACATGACCGCCCTCTCGCTTCCCGTCGTCGGCCTGTTCGGACTGGTCGAGTCTCCCCTCTTCTACCTGTTTCCGGTGCAGGCGTCTCTCGTCCTCCTCGCGGCCGTCTTCGAACCGGCGTCGGCGACGATGCTCGCGTACGGCGTCGGCTACCTCCTCGTCGCCACCGCCGTCGCGTGGGTCGCCGCGCGCCGGGCCTTCGTCCGGCACGTCGTCCGCGGGGGCGACGCAAGCGGCGCGAGCGAACCCGCCGCGCCCGGCGGGTTCTCGCGCGTCCTCGGCGACCGAACCCTCGGCCCCGTCGGGACGATGGCCGCCGCCGACCTGAAAAAGTGGGTGCAGGACCCCCTGTACGTCTACATTGGCCTCGCGCCGGCGCTTCTGGCCGTGGTTACCCGCTTCGGCACCCCGTACGTCGCGGCGCGACTCGCCGGGACGTTCGATATCGTGCCGTACTATCCGCTGGCCGTCGCCTTCGTCGTCGCGTTCGTCCCCGGCATGTTCGGCTTCGTCGCCGGCTTCTTCGTCCTCGAAGAACGCGACCAAGGCCTCATCGCGGCGTTCCGGACGACGCCGCTGACCGGCGAGGGCTACCTGCGCTACCGCGTCCTCTCGGTGACTCTCGTGAGTTTCGCCGTCACCGCCCTCACCGTTCCGTTGGCGGGCCTCGTCTCCATCTCGCCGGCGGTGTTCGTCCCCGTCGCCGCCGTCGCGGCGCTCTGGGCCGCCGTCTCCTGTCTGCTCATGGCGTCGCTGGCGTCGAACTCCGTCGAGGGCGTCGCCGTGAGCAAGGCGCTCGGAATCCTCGTGACGATTCCGCTGTTCGGCATCGTCTTCGTCCAGGAACCGTGGCAGTACGCCCTCGGCGTCTTCCCGGCGTTCTGGACGGCGAAGGCGTTCCTCGTCGGCGCGGCGTCCGGCCTCTCCGTCGAGTTCGCCGGACTCCTCGCGGGCGGCGTCGTCGCCCACCTCGTCCCCCTCGTCGTCCTCGGGCGTCGGTTCCTCGCCCGCGAGGACTGA
- a CDS encoding ABC transporter ATP-binding protein produces MNERQAAGSEADADDPRAAERGEGSPVVRVEDLRFTYPGAEAETLRGLDFEIRPAEVFGFLGPSGAGKSTTQKVLVGLLDDYEGTVSVFGRDVRSWGGAYYERVGVSSEAPNTYLKLTGRENLALFASLYEGETRDPEELLELVGLTDAADRRVSGYSKGMKMRLNFARSLLHDPDLLFLDEPTTGLDPSNARRIKDIVSDLQAGGTTVFVTTHDMAVADELCDRVAFIVDGDIAVIAPPEDLKRRYGSKRVRAEYVAEDGTTRTTEFDPENPADGDALADLIRSGRYESLHTEEATLEDVFIEVTGRGLR; encoded by the coding sequence ATGAACGAGAGACAGGCGGCGGGTTCGGAGGCCGACGCGGACGACCCGCGGGCGGCGGAACGCGGCGAGGGGAGTCCGGTCGTCCGAGTCGAGGACCTCAGGTTCACCTACCCCGGTGCGGAGGCGGAGACGCTTCGCGGCCTCGACTTCGAGATACGGCCCGCCGAGGTGTTCGGCTTCCTCGGTCCGTCGGGGGCCGGGAAATCGACGACGCAGAAGGTGCTCGTCGGCCTCCTCGACGACTACGAGGGGACGGTGTCGGTGTTCGGCCGCGACGTTCGCTCGTGGGGCGGCGCGTACTACGAACGGGTCGGCGTCTCGTCGGAAGCGCCGAACACGTACCTGAAACTCACCGGCCGGGAGAACCTCGCCCTGTTCGCGTCCCTGTACGAGGGCGAGACGCGCGACCCGGAGGAACTGCTCGAACTCGTCGGTCTGACGGACGCCGCCGACCGGCGGGTGTCGGGGTACTCGAAGGGGATGAAGATGCGCCTGAACTTCGCGCGGTCGCTGCTTCACGACCCAGACCTGCTGTTCCTCGACGAACCGACGACGGGCCTCGACCCGAGCAACGCGCGGCGCATCAAGGACATCGTCTCCGACCTGCAAGCGGGCGGGACGACGGTGTTCGTCACCACCCACGACATGGCCGTCGCGGACGAACTCTGCGACCGCGTGGCGTTCATCGTGGACGGCGACATCGCCGTCATCGCGCCGCCCGAGGACCTCAAGCGGCGGTACGGCTCGAAGCGCGTCCGCGCCGAGTACGTCGCGGAGGACGGGACGACCCGAACCACCGAGTTCGACCCCGAGAACCCCGCCGACGGCGACGCCCTCGCCGACCTGATTCGTTCGGGGCGCTACGAGTCGCTCCACACCGAGGAGGCGACGCTGGAGGACGTCTTCATCGAGGTGACCGGGAGGGGCCTGCGGTGA
- a CDS encoding NAD(P)/FAD-dependent oxidoreductase, with protein sequence MNGIDGSGDPFLERLDRETVRAARERAGRAVVVGGAMAGLAAAHALSALGWDVVLYERQRYEEKRVNCGEAMTDAAAIPLPKTSEYGFENRPPEFEVRVYTEDTAGRTLAGRGVFPSRDGYVTDRNVVERRWAEQLADGGVDVRDGAGVTKAEFRAFTEEFDLVVDAAGQPSMASKAEGRTSEYAGRMTALNADVEGDFSELYPRAHILFENYLGYSWAFPKSETRANVGIGWAEGTLPENYFEAFVDACERNGWPVPERSAMNVYTIPRGPSLDPSRTWDPRRRVARVGDAAGIANRFTGKGISQAVESSYLLARLVAEERIDDYPAELYRRMRDEYRLAYLVRGALEDGRPDILGGVMDAVSGIDVEAVDREPKYAFSRLVRRPVLLAKLAANPTMRSRLVDAYTDDWEYRRVAGPP encoded by the coding sequence ATGAACGGAATCGACGGGTCGGGCGACCCGTTTCTGGAGCGTCTGGACCGCGAGACGGTCCGGGCGGCGCGCGAACGCGCTGGTCGCGCCGTCGTCGTCGGGGGAGCGATGGCCGGTCTGGCGGCCGCCCACGCACTCTCCGCACTGGGGTGGGACGTGGTCCTCTACGAGCGACAGCGGTACGAAGAAAAGCGGGTGAACTGCGGCGAGGCGATGACCGACGCCGCCGCGATTCCGCTCCCGAAAACTTCGGAGTACGGCTTCGAGAACAGGCCGCCCGAGTTCGAGGTGCGCGTCTACACCGAAGACACGGCCGGACGAACGCTGGCGGGGCGCGGCGTCTTCCCCTCCCGCGACGGCTACGTGACCGACCGGAACGTCGTCGAACGCCGGTGGGCCGAGCAGTTGGCCGACGGGGGCGTGGACGTGCGCGACGGCGCGGGCGTCACGAAGGCGGAGTTCCGCGCGTTCACGGAGGAGTTCGACCTGGTGGTCGACGCCGCGGGCCAACCCTCGATGGCGAGCAAAGCCGAGGGGCGAACGAGCGAGTACGCCGGTCGGATGACCGCGCTGAACGCCGACGTGGAGGGCGACTTCTCGGAGCTCTACCCGAGGGCGCACATCCTGTTCGAGAACTACCTCGGCTACTCGTGGGCGTTCCCGAAGTCCGAGACGCGCGCGAACGTCGGCATCGGGTGGGCCGAGGGCACCCTCCCCGAGAACTACTTCGAGGCGTTCGTCGACGCCTGCGAACGGAACGGCTGGCCCGTCCCCGAGCGGTCGGCGATGAACGTCTACACCATCCCGCGCGGCCCGAGCCTCGACCCCTCGCGGACGTGGGACCCCCGGCGGCGAGTCGCCCGCGTCGGCGACGCCGCGGGCATCGCCAACCGCTTCACCGGCAAGGGCATCTCGCAGGCCGTCGAGTCGTCGTACCTGCTGGCCCGCCTCGTCGCCGAGGAGCGAATCGACGACTACCCGGCGGAACTGTACCGGCGGATGCGCGACGAGTACCGTCTGGCGTACCTCGTCCGCGGCGCACTCGAAGACGGCCGCCCGGACATCCTCGGCGGCGTCATGGACGCCGTCTCCGGTATCGACGTGGAGGCGGTCGACAGAGAGCCGAAGTACGCCTTCTCGCGCCTCGTCAGGCGTCCGGTCCTGCTCGCGAAACTGGCCGCGAACCCGACGATGCGCTCCCGCCTCGTGGACGCGTACACCGACGACTGGGAGTACCGCCGGGTCGCCGGGCCGCCGTAG
- a CDS encoding endonuclease/exonuclease/phosphatase family protein: MLHSSVRVMSFNVRYDTDSDGRDAWPNRRDAVVRLLRYHRPDVICLQEPLPHQFASVREAIDRYEWFGVGRAGGGEGEFVPVGYDADRFEREDAAAFWLSETPDEPGSVGWDADYPRVVTRVTLRNRETGDRLHAASVHLDHGGARARAEGASLLRRRLGELDGPLVVAGDFNCEPDSTPYRRVVGDDGGGSDGDGTDAPPLRDARTLADEGHHGPERTFHGFTGDPTERIDYVFVRDCDVSLTATLTDRRSDDGDERYPSDHFPVAADVVPR; encoded by the coding sequence ATGCTTCACTCGTCCGTGCGGGTCATGAGTTTCAACGTCCGCTACGACACCGACAGCGACGGGCGAGACGCGTGGCCGAACCGCCGAGACGCCGTGGTCCGCCTCCTGCGGTACCACCGCCCGGACGTAATCTGCCTGCAGGAACCCCTCCCGCACCAGTTCGCGTCCGTCCGGGAGGCTATCGACCGCTACGAGTGGTTCGGCGTCGGGCGCGCGGGAGGGGGCGAGGGCGAGTTCGTCCCCGTCGGCTACGACGCAGACAGGTTCGAACGCGAGGACGCGGCGGCGTTCTGGCTCTCGGAGACGCCCGACGAACCGGGGAGCGTCGGGTGGGACGCCGACTACCCGCGCGTGGTCACCCGCGTCACCCTCCGGAACCGGGAGACGGGCGACCGGTTGCACGCCGCCAGCGTCCACCTGGATCACGGCGGCGCGAGGGCGCGCGCGGAGGGGGCATCCCTGCTCCGACGACGACTCGGCGAACTGGACGGCCCCCTCGTCGTCGCGGGCGACTTCAACTGCGAACCGGACTCGACGCCCTACCGACGCGTCGTCGGCGACGACGGGGGCGGGAGCGACGGCGACGGCACCGACGCGCCGCCCCTCCGGGACGCGAGGACGCTGGCCGACGAGGGACACCACGGCCCCGAGCGGACGTTCCACGGGTTCACCGGCGATCCGACGGAGCGAATCGACTACGTGTTCGTCCGCGACTGCGACGTGTCGCTGACGGCGACGCTCACCGACAGGCGAAGCGACGACGGCGACGAACGCTACCCGTCGGACCACTTCCCCGTCGCGGCGGACGTCGTTCCGCGCTGA